The nucleotide window AGCCCGATGCCCACCAGGGTGACGAAGAACAGCACCGTGGAGAAGATCAGGTTCATCTGCCAGCGCAGCTCACGGTAGGGGCGTTCGGGCATCCCGGCATAGAGCGCCCCGATGACCGCGCCCCGGTAATCCCGCAGCGGCTCGTAGGCGGAGAAGTGGCGCTCGTTCAGCACAAAGGCGCTGCCAGTCCAGCGCTCGCCCCGGCTGACGGCGGCATGCACCTCGGCCGACATCAGGCTGCCCACGGCCGGCTGGCCGCTGTTATCCGGCACGGTGGTGGCGATGCGCACATCGTCCAGGAAAATGGTGGTGTTGCCCGCATCCTTGGCAACGCTGTCACCCCGCCGGAACACGACCCTGGAGATGCGGTCCACCAGGCGCCTGTCGCTGTTCAGCAGCAGGCCGCCGTAGACCACTCCGGCTACCTCGCCGTCCGGCCCCGGCACCGGTGCGGCTGCCACCAGAAACATGCCGCGCTCTTCGATTTGTCTGGTGTAGGGCTGGCTATGGGGGGTGGGCAGAATGGAGATGCGCATCTGGCCCGGCAGCAGCGGATTCTCGCGGGCGGCCCGCTCCGGTGCGAGCAGCGCGATACCGCTGACGGCCGCCCCCTTGAGGGCATCGGCCACCAGCTTGTCGTCCCGGCGGGAATCTCCCGAGCTGCCCGGATTGGCGGCACGGTAGCGTACAAACCCGAAGCGGTCCACCAGGGTCAGAAAGCTGAGCCGTTCATTCCTGAGCACGACCTGCAGGGCCGGGGCGGCCGGTCCGCTGATCAGTGCAGCCGACAGTTCCGGAGAGCGGCTGGTGAGGCGGATGCTGTCCCCCAATCGGGCCAGTTCCCCCTGCAGCATTTCGTGGGCCGCGCTCAGGTCGGTCTCTACCCCCTGCTGGGCCTGGCTGAAGAAGCGGGTGGTGATGATCGAAGTACCAATCAGCCAGCACAGGACAATGGCGGCCATCAGCGGCACCAGAGTAGCCAGGGTCAGCTTGAGGCGTATGGAGTAGCGCAGCCCCTTCATGCGCCGCGCTCGTCTCCCA belongs to Geobacter sp. SVR and includes:
- a CDS encoding ATP-binding protein; the protein is MKGLRYSIRLKLTLATLVPLMAAIVLCWLIGTSIITTRFFSQAQQGVETDLSAAHEMLQGELARLGDSIRLTSRSPELSAALISGPAAPALQVVLRNERLSFLTLVDRFGFVRYRAANPGSSGDSRRDDKLVADALKGAAVSGIALLAPERAARENPLLPGQMRISILPTPHSQPYTRQIEERGMFLVAAAPVPGPDGEVAGVVYGGLLLNSDRRLVDRISRVVFRRGDSVAKDAGNTTIFLDDVRIATTVPDNSGQPAVGSLMSAEVHAAVSRGERWTGSAFVLNERHFSAYEPLRDYRGAVIGALYAGMPERPYRELRWQMNLIFSTVLFFVTLVGIGLSAWLGSSLARPIKALEEGVRRIAASEALPDIPAQGSDEIASLAGEFNVMKRRLAEREEENLSLNRTLEQKVIERTAQLEERNSQLLGTQKELAEAERLAGIGLLASGVAHEINNPLAIIRGNAELLELYTGEGSGGEEVETILRQSGRIERIVQNLLTFSRSGIKQSRLFSVVALLDGILDQVGHQIDLGRCTIARNYRHRVLFMEGDEEQLRQVFTNLVVNALQAMDGQGLLTIDATADTETEYLTVTVADTGQGIPAEHLKDIFTPFFTTKPTGTGLGLSVSYGIVENHGGTISVASTPGSGSLFTVTLPLSSPPPLQ